The nucleotide window CTGTCAGGGCGACGATGAATCCCGCTCCTACCGATGGCTTCAATTCTCTGACTGTAATGGTAAACCCTGACGGACGGCCAAGTTTTAGAGGATCATCTGATAAAGAGTATTGTGTTTTAGCCATACAGACTGGCAGAACACCCCAGCCAAATCCTTCAAAATCCAGGAGCTGTTTCTTAGCCTTTGTTGAGAACTCGACTCCATCTGCACCATATACCTGAGTGGCAATCTTCTTGATTTTATCCTCTAGTGTATCGGATAGGTCATATAGATGGGCAAAGGAATTTTCACTTTTTTCAATCACATCGAGCAAAGTCTCAGCCAGCTCAATTCCACCAGCACCGCCCTTTTCCCATACTTCTGTCAGCGCAACTGGTATGCCTGCATTCTCACACATTTCTTTCAGTGTATTCGTTTCAAGCTCTGTATCGGTAATGAATCGATTGATTGCAACAACATACGGCAAGCCGAAGCTGGCAATCGTCTCAACATGCTTTTTCAAGTTCGTGAAGCCGTCCTTTAAGGCCTGGACATCCTCGTTCACCAACTCGGTCTTTTTCATGCCCCCGTGCATTTTCAGCGCTCGGATGGTAGCGACGATGACAACTGCTGATGGGTCGATTCCAGCTGTCCTTGCTTTGATGTTCAGGAACTTTTCAGCACCAAGGTCTGCCCCGAACCCTGCCTCCGTCACAACAAAATCAGCGAGCTTGGATGCCGCTTCCGTTGCGATGACACTGTTGCAGCCATGGGCAATGTTCGCGAAAGGTCCGCCATGGATTAATGCCGGTGTATGTTCAATCGTCTGGACAAGATTTGGTTTTACGGCTTCTTTCAGTAAAAGTGTAAGTGCGCCTGCTACACCCAGGTCACCTACAGTGACAGGCTGCTTTTCATAGTTATAGGCAACAACCATGTTCGATAGACGTCTCTTTAAATCCTTCAAATCGCTTGCAAGACATAAAACAGCCATGATTTCTGAAGCAACCGTGATATCGAACCCGTCTTCACGAGGCACACCCTGAAGAGGCCCGCCAAGTCCGATGACAACCTTCCTTAAGGCACGGTCATTCAAATCAAGAGCACGCTTCCAGACTATTCTCCGCTGGTCGATATTCAGCTTGTTCCCCTGCTGAAGATGATTATCGATCAAAGCAGCCAGCGCATTATTGGCGGTGGTGATGGCATGAAGGTCCCCTGTGAAGTGGAGGTTAATATCCTCCATCGGAAGCACCTGGGCAAATCCTCCGCCTGTTGCGCCGCCCTTGATTCCCATTGTAGGTCCGAGTGAAGGCTCACGCATGGCAATCATTGTTTTTTGTCCCAGTTTATTTAAAGCGTCAGCGAGTCCGACCGTCACTGTCGATTTCCCTTCCCCTGCAGGAGTTGGATTAATCGCTGTGACAAGTACAACCTTGCCGCTTTCCTTTGTCTTTAATTTTGTCAAAGCTTCTGATGACAGCTTTGCTTTATACTTGCCGAACATCTCGATATCATCGGCATCGAGGCCTATGCTCGCTGCAATATCAACAATTGGCTTCATTTCGCTTTCACGGGCAATTTCAATATCTGACTTAACCTGAACATTTGTTTCCATTCCTAATCCCCCCAGATATTATCTATGTGCTTACCATCTTATATTCTATCATCAGAAAATTACTATCAGGTAAAAAATATTTATTTGTCATAAAATTTCCTCTTTAGTCAATTGCTCCGTGAAAGAATTCAGACTATAATAAAAATTACTGACTTTAGTTTGCTAAAAGGGAGGTTACTTTATGCCAATCAAAATCCCGCTGCACTTGCCAGCGAAAGAAATATTGGAAAGAGAAAACATTTTCATCATGGATGACACTCGCGCTTCAAGGCAGGATATCCGCCCATTAAATATTTTGATCCTGAATCTTATGCCTGAGAAAGAAAAGACTGAGAGACAGTTGCTTCGACTGCTCGGAAACACTCCACTCCAGGTCAATATCACTTTTCTGAAAACAGCTACATACAATTCAAAAAACACATCCCAATATCACCTTGAGGAATTTTATCAAACCTTCAGCCAGGTAAAAGAAAAGAGATATGACGGAATGATCATTACCGGTGCGCCTATCGAACTAATGGAATTCGAAGATGTGGAATACTGGGATGAGATGAAGGAGATCCTCAACTGGACAAAGGAAAACGTGACCTCTGCTTTGCATATCTGCTGGGGAGCACAGGCTGCCTTGTATCATCACTATGGCATTGGTAAATACGTCCTTCCAAAAAAATGTTCCGGAGTCTTCAATCATGTAGTATTGGATGAAACGGAAAAATTGTTAAGAGGCTTTGATGATGAGTTTCCAGCGCCTCATTCACGCAACACAAATATCTCCCTAAAAGAACTGGAAGAGCATCCTGAGTTAAAAATCCTGTCGGTCTCGGAAGAAGCAGGTCCCTTGATCATTTCAAGCAAAGATGGGGCCAGAATCATGATTACTGGCCATCTTGAATATGAAGCTGCAACTCTAGCAGAGGAATATGCACGAGACAGGGACAGGGGAATTGATATCCAGGTTCCTGAGCATTACTTTCCAGATAACAATCCTGAAAAGAAACCGGCCAATCGCTGGAAGTCTCACGCACATTTGTTTTTTTCAAACTGGCTCAATTATTATGTGTACCAGGAGACTCCTTTTGAATGGAATTAAAAAAAGCACCGACAAATCTCGGTGCCTTTCTTTGTGCTCTAAACTGGCTTAGGAACCTGGAACATGAAAACCCA belongs to Mesobacillus sp. AQ2 and includes:
- a CDS encoding formate--tetrahydrofolate ligase; its protein translation is METNVQVKSDIEIARESEMKPIVDIAASIGLDADDIEMFGKYKAKLSSEALTKLKTKESGKVVLVTAINPTPAGEGKSTVTVGLADALNKLGQKTMIAMREPSLGPTMGIKGGATGGGFAQVLPMEDINLHFTGDLHAITTANNALAALIDNHLQQGNKLNIDQRRIVWKRALDLNDRALRKVVIGLGGPLQGVPREDGFDITVASEIMAVLCLASDLKDLKRRLSNMVVAYNYEKQPVTVGDLGVAGALTLLLKEAVKPNLVQTIEHTPALIHGGPFANIAHGCNSVIATEAASKLADFVVTEAGFGADLGAEKFLNIKARTAGIDPSAVVIVATIRALKMHGGMKKTELVNEDVQALKDGFTNLKKHVETIASFGLPYVVAINRFITDTELETNTLKEMCENAGIPVALTEVWEKGGAGGIELAETLLDVIEKSENSFAHLYDLSDTLEDKIKKIATQVYGADGVEFSTKAKKQLLDFEGFGWGVLPVCMAKTQYSLSDDPLKLGRPSGFTITVRELKPSVGAGFIVALTGEVMTMPGLPKMPAALNMDVDEDGNAVGLF
- the metA gene encoding homoserine O-succinyltransferase, yielding MPIKIPLHLPAKEILERENIFIMDDTRASRQDIRPLNILILNLMPEKEKTERQLLRLLGNTPLQVNITFLKTATYNSKNTSQYHLEEFYQTFSQVKEKRYDGMIITGAPIELMEFEDVEYWDEMKEILNWTKENVTSALHICWGAQAALYHHYGIGKYVLPKKCSGVFNHVVLDETEKLLRGFDDEFPAPHSRNTNISLKELEEHPELKILSVSEEAGPLIISSKDGARIMITGHLEYEAATLAEEYARDRDRGIDIQVPEHYFPDNNPEKKPANRWKSHAHLFFSNWLNYYVYQETPFEWN